A stretch of Flavobacterium sp. N2270 DNA encodes these proteins:
- a CDS encoding CBS domain-containing protein, with translation MKQIVPVSTIMTKEVVKLNITDTLTKAEGLFKKHRIRHIPVMTGNKIIGMLSYTDLLRISFADAIDDEEEEVDATVYNMFSVEQVMAKNLVSISPETTIKEAAEILASKEFHALPVVEGNLLVGIVTTTDLIKYLINQY, from the coding sequence ATGAAGCAAATTGTTCCAGTTTCAACTATTATGACAAAAGAGGTTGTAAAGTTAAATATTACCGATACTTTGACTAAGGCCGAAGGGTTATTTAAAAAACACCGCATTCGTCACATTCCTGTTATGACCGGGAATAAAATTATTGGAATGTTGAGTTATACCGATTTGCTTAGAATTTCATTTGCAGATGCTATTGACGATGAAGAAGAAGAAGTTGATGCAACGGTTTATAATATGTTTTCAGTGGAACAAGTTATGGCTAAAAATTTAGTATCAATTTCTCCCGAGACTACAATTAAAGAAGCAGCAGAAATACTTGCTTCAAAAGAGTTTCATGCTTTACCAGTAGTAGAGGGTAATTTATTAGTAGGAATTGTAACAACTACTGATTTAATTAAGTATTTAATTAATCAATATTAA
- the rpe gene encoding ribulose-phosphate 3-epimerase produces MSKNTLIAPSVLAADFANLQRDIEMINNSEADWFHIDIMDGVFVPNISFGMPVLQAISKHAKKTIDVHLMIVDPDRYISTFKKLGADILTVHYEACPHLHRSLQAIKTEGMKAGVAINPHTNVSLLEDVIKDIDLVCIMSVNPGFGGQSFIENTYKKITQLKEIITRNNASTLIEIDGGVTNKNAKALVDAGADVLVAGSYVFGAQNPTETIADLKKLT; encoded by the coding sequence ATGAGTAAAAATACACTTATTGCACCATCAGTTTTAGCTGCTGATTTTGCAAACTTACAACGCGACATTGAAATGATAAACAACAGTGAAGCAGATTGGTTTCACATTGACATTATGGACGGTGTTTTTGTTCCAAACATTTCTTTTGGAATGCCCGTTTTACAAGCTATTTCTAAACATGCAAAAAAAACTATCGATGTTCATTTAATGATTGTTGATCCTGATAGATACATTTCAACTTTTAAAAAATTAGGTGCTGACATTTTAACTGTTCACTATGAAGCTTGCCCTCATTTACATCGTTCTTTACAAGCCATTAAAACTGAAGGAATGAAAGCTGGAGTTGCAATTAATCCTCACACTAATGTAAGCTTACTGGAAGATGTCATTAAAGACATTGATTTAGTATGCATCATGAGTGTTAATCCTGGTTTTGGTGGGCAATCTTTTATTGAAAACACATATAAAAAAATAACTCAGTTAAAAGAAATTATTACTCGTAATAATGCCTCTACTTTAATTGAAATTGACGGCGGTGTTACTAACAAAAATGCAAAAGCTTTAGTTGATGCTGGAGCAGATGTTTTAGTGGCTGGTAGTTATGTTTTTGGAGCTCAAAATCCAACTGAAACAATTGCTGACTTAAAAAAACTTACATAG